The DNA sequence TCAACCTCCAAGGGGATGGTCGCGGATAAGGAAGCCCGTAATTTAGGACTCGGCGGCGAAGTAATCTGCTACATCTGGTAGAAGTTACAGCTAAGGAGGAAACTATAGTATGTCAAGAGTAGGCAAAGCGCCGATAGCAATTCCCAATGGTGTAACTTTCACAGTGTCAGACGACAATGTCGTCACTGTCAAGGGACCAAAAGGACAGCTTGAAAAAGCGTTTAACAATAGAATGAATATCGAGAAGAATGAGAACAACGAGATCGTTGTAACCAGACCTTCCGATTTGAAGGAAGACCGTGCCCTGCATGGCCTGACCAGAGCTCTCATCAACAACATGGTTGTCGGTGTTACCGCTGGTTACCAGAAGAACCTTGAACTCAACGGCGTCGGTTACAGAGCCAGTGTTCAGGGAAACAAGCTGGTCATGAACCTGGGTTACTCCCATCCGGTTGAAATCGTCGCCCTGGAAGGGGTTACCTTTGAAACACCGGCTCCGACCAAAGTCATTGTCAAGGGAATTGACAAGGAAAAGGTCGGCGACATGGCGGCGGATATCCGTAAATGGAGAAAGCCGGAACCGTACCTTGGAAAGGGTATTAAGTTCGAAGGCGAACAGATCCGTCGTAAAGTCGGAAAGACTGGTAAGTAAAGGAGTGAATCGCGATGTTTAAGAAGGAAAACAAAACCGCTTCCAGAGAAAGACGTCACGTAAGAGTGAGAAGAAAAGTCACAGGCACTTCCGAGCGTCCCAGACTTTCTGTCTACCGGAGCGAAAAGAATATTTATGCTCAGATCATCGATGATACAAAGGGTGTTACCCTGGTTGCCGCCTCAAGCCTGGATAAGGAATTTGAAGGAACTGGCTGGAACATCGAAGCTGCCAAGAAAGTCGGCGAAGCAGTAGCGAAGAAGGCCAAGAATGCCGGAATCGACAAAGTTGTATTCGACCGCGGCGGCTACATCTACCATGGACGAGTCCAAGCCCTTGCGGATGCCGCAAGAGAAGCAGGACTTGAATTCTAGAAGGAGGTAACATCAATTGAGAATTGATCCAAGCACACTGGACCTGAAAGAAAAAGTCGTTAAAATCGGCCGAGTAACGAAGGTTGTCAAGGGTGGACGTAATTTCAGATTCAGCGCACTCGTTGTCGTTGGAGATGAAAACGGACATGTTGGTGTCGGAACTGGCAAGTCCATTGAAATTCCGGAAGCCATCAGAAAAGGAATCGAAGACGCCAAGAAGAACCTCATTGAGGTCGCATTGGACGGAACGACAGTACCTCACTCCATCGACGGTATATTCGGAACCGGACGCGTTCTGATCATGCCCGCCAAGGAAGGTACCGGAGTTATCGCCGGAGGACCTGCCAGAGCAGTCCTTGAACTTGCCGGACTGAAAGACGTTCGCGCCAAGTCCCTGGGATCCAACAACCCCAGAAACATGGTTCGCGCTACGCTGAACGGCCTGTCTGAACTGCGTTCCGCAGATAAGATCGCCAAGCTTCGCGGCAAGACCGCTGACGAGATCCGGGGATAGGAGGAGAACAATGAAGATTACACTGACCAAGAGTCTGATCGGAAGAAAGAAATCTCACATTGCGACCGCCAAGGCCCTGGGCTTGTCCAAAATCGGCAAGACGGTTGAAAAAGAGAGCAATGATGCCATCAACGGCATGATCAAGGAGATCTCTTATCTCCTGAAGGTAGAAGAATAATTTTTTAGTCAAGGAGGTGTAACACGATGAAATTACATGAGCTCAAATCCCCGGAAGGATCCAGAAAAGCCCCCAAGCGGCTTGGACGCGGAACCGGATCAGGCCTTGGAAGAAACTCCGGTAAAGGAGAAAAAGGTCAGAATTCCAGAACCGGCGGCGGTGTAAGACCCGGCTTCGAAGGCGGACAGATGCCTCTGTTCCGGCGGTTGCCCAAGAGAGGCTTCACCAATCCTTTCAGCAAGGAATACAATGCCATCAATTTAGATCGTTTGAACATATTTGAAAATGGAACTGAAGTGACCGAACAGCTGCTTTTAGAGAAAGGCGTGATCTCCAAAAAGCTTGACGGCGTTAAGATTTTAGGAAACGGAACTATCGAAAAAGCATTAACTGTAAAGGTAAGTAAGTTCTCTAAGTCTGCTTCTGAAAAGATTGAAGCTGCTGGAGGAAAAGCGGAGGTTCTATAATGTTTGAGATTTTTACCAATGCCTGGAAAACAAAAGAACTGCGGAAAAAAATGTTATTTATGCTTCTCATCGTCTTTGTTTTCCGCCTTGGAAATCACATCACAGTACCTTACGTTGATCCACGGGATTTAGCCAACCTGACCAATCAGGGCAACCTGCTCGGTCTGTACAACCTGATTTCAGGCGGTGCACTGGGACGCTTCAGTCTGTTCGCACTGGGCGTCATTCCCTACATCAATGCCTCAATTATCATGCAGCTTCTGACCGTCGCCATTCCGCCCCTGGAAAACCTCCAGAAGGAAGGCGAAGAAGGCCGGAAGAAAATCCAGAACTGGACCCGGTATGCAGCCCTTGCAATCTCAGCCCTGATGGCCTACGGAACCTATGTTCTGGTCGCCAACACCGGCGCGGTCAGCAACCGCAGCGCATCCGCCGTTATTCTGATTATCCTGACCCTCGTGGCCGGAACATTCTTCCTCATGTGGCTGGGCGATCA is a window from the Clostridiaceae bacterium HFYG-1003 genome containing:
- the rplF gene encoding 50S ribosomal protein L6; this translates as MSRVGKAPIAIPNGVTFTVSDDNVVTVKGPKGQLEKAFNNRMNIEKNENNEIVVTRPSDLKEDRALHGLTRALINNMVVGVTAGYQKNLELNGVGYRASVQGNKLVMNLGYSHPVEIVALEGVTFETPAPTKVIVKGIDKEKVGDMAADIRKWRKPEPYLGKGIKFEGEQIRRKVGKTGK
- the rplO gene encoding 50S ribosomal protein L15, giving the protein MKLHELKSPEGSRKAPKRLGRGTGSGLGRNSGKGEKGQNSRTGGGVRPGFEGGQMPLFRRLPKRGFTNPFSKEYNAINLDRLNIFENGTEVTEQLLLEKGVISKKLDGVKILGNGTIEKALTVKVSKFSKSASEKIEAAGGKAEVL
- the rplR gene encoding 50S ribosomal protein L18, with protein sequence MFKKENKTASRERRHVRVRRKVTGTSERPRLSVYRSEKNIYAQIIDDTKGVTLVAASSLDKEFEGTGWNIEAAKKVGEAVAKKAKNAGIDKVVFDRGGYIYHGRVQALADAAREAGLEF
- the rpsE gene encoding 30S ribosomal protein S5, translated to MRIDPSTLDLKEKVVKIGRVTKVVKGGRNFRFSALVVVGDENGHVGVGTGKSIEIPEAIRKGIEDAKKNLIEVALDGTTVPHSIDGIFGTGRVLIMPAKEGTGVIAGGPARAVLELAGLKDVRAKSLGSNNPRNMVRATLNGLSELRSADKIAKLRGKTADEIRG
- the rpmD gene encoding 50S ribosomal protein L30, whose product is MKITLTKSLIGRKKSHIATAKALGLSKIGKTVEKESNDAINGMIKEISYLLKVEE